The Solirubrobacter pauli sequence TCGCGAACCTCGAGGCGCTCTGGGTGGCGCGCGAGCTGCACCCGGACAAGGCGGTCGTCTACGGCGCGAACGCGCACTACACCCACTCGCGCATGTGCGCCGTGCTGGGCGTGCAGGGGATCGAGGCGCCGGCGGACGTGGCCGGGCGGATCGACCTCGACGCGGTCGAGGCGCTCTGCCAGACCGGCGGAGTCGGCACGATCGTGGTCACCGCGGGCACGACCGGCACGGGCACGCTGGACGACGTCGCGCGCGTCGTGTCCTTCCGCGAGCAGTACGGCGTGCGCGTGCACGTCGACGCCGCGTACGGCGGCTTCTTCACGCTGCTGGCGGACAGCGGGCTGATCGACGGCGGGCCCTTCCGCGCGATCGCCGGCGCGGATAGCGTCGTCGTCGACCCGCACAAGCATGGCCTGCAGCCCTACGGGTGCGGCGCGGTGCTGTTCCGCGACCCGGGCGTCGGACGGCTGTACAAGCACGACTCGCCGTACACGTACTTCACCTCCGCCGAGCTGCACCTGGGCGAGATCTCGCTCGAGTGCTCACGCGCGGGCGCCGCGGCGGCCGCCCTGTGGCTGACGCTGCGGTCATTGGACCTGGCGCCGATCCTGTCCGCCGGCGTGCGGGCGGCGCAGGCGTGGGCGGCGCTCATCCGCGAGTCCGACGTGCTCACGCTGCACCGCGAGCCGGAGCTGGACATCCTCACCTACTTCCCGAGCGGGACGCGTGCTTCGGCGATCGACGCCGCGTCCGAGCGGGTGCTGCAGGCGGGCATGACCGAGCCCGATCCCGTGTTCCTGTCGACGCTGCGGATCGGCCGCGACGCGTTCGCCGCCGCCCACCCCGAGGTGGAGCTGGACGTCGACGGCGTGCGGGTGCTGCGGTCGGTGCTGATGAAGCCCGAGCACGAACCGCACGTGCCGTGGCTTCACGAGCGGGTCAGTCGAATCGTGAGATCGTGAGCGCGAAGCGGCCCGTGTAGCTGGTGCCGCCGAAGGAGCGCACGAGCGTGCCCGGGCCGGCCGACGAGCCCGCGACGACCGCCTTGCTGCCCGCGATGTCGATCGCGTCGAAGCGCGTGTAGACCGGCGTGCCGCCCGGGGGCTGGCCGAGCACCGGGTAGGTGATCCCGCCGCTGCCGTAGGCCTTGTCGCGGGCGCCGTTGGCCCGCAGACGGACGAGCAGCGAGTCGGGCGCGCGGCCCGTGCCGG is a genomic window containing:
- a CDS encoding pyridoxal phosphate-dependent decarboxylase family protein; translated protein: MDYLSRAAEAVAAWREPAPSHPALEPDAARLDAAWSEFVERMGTSYPFHHPRYAGQMLKPPHPVAIAAYTAALHINANNHALDGGPATSAMEIEVVEWLAEMFGLGGALGHLTSSGTIANLEALWVARELHPDKAVVYGANAHYTHSRMCAVLGVQGIEAPADVAGRIDLDAVEALCQTGGVGTIVVTAGTTGTGTLDDVARVVSFREQYGVRVHVDAAYGGFFTLLADSGLIDGGPFRAIAGADSVVVDPHKHGLQPYGCGAVLFRDPGVGRLYKHDSPYTYFTSAELHLGEISLECSRAGAAAAALWLTLRSLDLAPILSAGVRAAQAWAALIRESDVLTLHREPELDILTYFPSGTRASAIDAASERVLQAGMTEPDPVFLSTLRIGRDAFAAAHPEVELDVDGVRVLRSVLMKPEHEPHVPWLHERVSRIVRS